A genomic region of Xiphophorus couchianus chromosome 9, X_couchianus-1.0, whole genome shotgun sequence contains the following coding sequences:
- the LOC114151002 gene encoding carboxypeptidase N subunit 2-like gives MSRMLNGEIIIFLLSLLIDFSVTQPDQQENQEVYGVSATEIPRTLRPGVTEVFFVNSRIYTIPSGAFAGSPELEKVEFMETETNNIEAGGFDGLVKLKSVEISNNPLRSVPLGLFKENSNLETIIIKFNKLVRLEKGLFDGLTKLVNLQLHGNKIEFIEDQIFDNLVNLKKLNLGKNNLTSVSTSWFSNLKKLTVIRLYENQLTTIPEDLFMDLPDLEEISLQGNKISELSPNLFPHKGKLVKLFLENNLLTSLPEEYFVGFPKLKTLNLRNNQLTSLPPVLFGEMPKLTELSLQQNNLSTLPKGIFSSLKKVKKLDLSRNNFVNLSPDYFDGPEKLTELNVQGNMIKSLDAQLFENLQFVTTIKLANNDLRTLSGDVFDSLTKLKKLDLSNNPWQCDCNLIDFYHWIKTNAHKLTPKVHCEYPEHLKEQEIKLLNEDQLVCPTLPPTTTTLLTAIPTTVRTTKPTTTLTTTTLRTTTPTTTPTTTHPTTITPTTTQPTTTTPTTTQPTTTTPTTTQPTTTTPTTTQPTTTMPTTTQPTTTTPTTTHPTTTTPTTTHPTTTTPTTTQPTTTTPTTTTATTTQSTTATSTTDYYHDNSSNHHNNDHNNHDDNHSNHNPHLNNYTHNNCPYHYDNCTHHHPYNCPDNNYTFNN, from the exons ATGTCAAGAATGTTGAATGGAGAGAtcatcattttccttttatcttTACTGATTGACTTTTCCGTTACTCAACCCGATCAACAAGAGAATCAGGAAGTCTATGGTGTGTCTGCAACGGAAATCCCCCGCACTCTGAGACCTGGTGTGACAGAGGTCTTCTTTGTGAACAGCCGGATTTATACAATCCCCAGTGGAGCTTTTGCTGGAAGTCCAGAGCTTGAAAAGGTGGAGTttatggaaacagaaacaaataatattGAGGCTGGAGGATTTGATGGTTTGGTAAAGCTCAAAAGTGTTGAAATATCCAATAATCCTTTGAGGTCAGTGCCTCTAggtttgtttaaagaaaacagcaatCTGGAGACAATTATTATAAAGTTTAACAAGCTTGTTCGACTTGAGAAAGGTTTGTTTGATGGTCTAACAAAGTTGGTAAACCTACAGCTACATGGAAATAAAATTGAGTTCATTGAAGACCAGATATTTGACAATCTTGTTAATCTTAAAAAGCTCAATTTGGGTAAAAACAATCTTACTTCAGTATCCACAAGCTGGTTCTCAAACCTGAAAAAACTGACTGTTATACGGCTGTATGAAAATCAGCTCACCACCATTCCTGAAGATCTCTTCATGGACTTACCAGACTTAGAGGAAATAAGTCTGCAAGGAAACAAGATCAGTGAACTATCCCCAAATTTATTTCCACATAAAGGAAAGCTTGTTAAgttgtttttggaaaataatctTCTGACTAGTTTACCTGAAGAATATTTTGTTGGCTTCCCTAAGCTTAAAACATTGAACCTAAGAAATAATCAACTGACCAGCCTGCCGCCGGTGCTTTTTGGTGAAATGCCTAAACTGACTGAGCTGAGCCTCCAACAAAACAATCTCAGCACGCTTCCTAAGGGAATCTTCAGCTCCTTGAAGAAAGTTAAGAAGCTGGATCTCtccagaaataattttgtgaaCTTGTCTCCTGATTACTTTGACGGACCCGAGAAGCTCACTGAGCTTAACGTCCAAGGCAACATGATAAAGTCATTGGATGCACAACTATTTGAAAATCTTCAATTTGTGACCACAATCAAGCTTGCCAACAATGACCTTCGGACACTTTCTGGGGATGTTTTTGACTCTTTGACTAAACTCAAAAAACTTGACCTTAGTAACAATCCATGGCAATGTGACTGCAATCTGATAGATTTTTATCACTGGATAAAAACCAATGCTCATAAGCTCACACCAAAGGTGCATTGTGAGTATCCAGAACATCTGAAAGAACAGGAAATCAAATTGTTAAACGAGGATCAGTTAGTTTGCCCCACTCTCCCACCCACTACCACCACCTTACTGACCGCTATACCAACCACAGTTCGAACAACAAAACCGACAACCACTCTCACTACCACCACACTGCGCACTACAACACCCACCACCACGCCCACAACGACACACCCAACCACTATAACACCCACAACAACACAGCCAACCACCACCACACCCACAACCACACAGCCAACCACCACCACGCCCACAACCACACAGCCAACCACCACCACGCCCACAACCACACAGCCAACCACCACCATGCCCACAACCACACAGCCAACCACCACCACGCCCACAACGACACACCCAACAACCACCACACCCACAACGACACACCCAACAACCACCACACCCACAACGACACAGCCAACCACCACCACacccacaaccacaacagcaacCACAACACAATCAACCACTGCTACTTCCACCACA GACTATTACCACGACAACAGTTCCAACCACCACAACAATGATCACAACAACCATGATGACAACCACTCCAACCACAACCCCCACCTCAACAACTACACCCACAACAACTGCCCCTACCACTATGACAACTGCACCCACCACCACCCTTACAACTGCCCTGATAACAACTACACCTTCAACAACTAA
- the LOC114151012 gene encoding leucine-rich repeat-containing protein 15-like: MDVVTSLLLFFCSLGAATSSCIPGCQCQKTSIMCHSLSDFPTHVPSSTTHISFSDCKFYSLKHEDLTKFSSSLEHFVIVKTALSQVHTGTFNSSLNLKFIVITETEVQDLPETLFEKLQKLQTLNLKYNKLFAIRPRWFFQLTELTQLDMSKNRFTYIPVETFHALKKLKFLSLAANNASQLFSDTFKGLSELKILRLNKNLLTELPADILSDLDNLEELSLQDNQITYLDHMLFSKTPKLQKLFISNNRLWSLPQGIFCNLPLLYQISLYENHLKSLSPGVFGPMALRELWLYDNKLSRVDDDTFRNLTQLHLLVLSRNQISYVSEGAFRGLTQLGEVSLHTNRLTSLQARTFEELPNLVNISLENNFFTSLPSDFLKDLNNLGEIDLRNNSLPNLPQHNLDSLAKAENVLLQQNPWRCDKNILPLRNWLKLYPSKVNQTLVVCETPLNLKGEIIAMLADEDLMAVSPSEDPVLASTEKRRPHTDLPKQISPSAEVLTTPTSKQENVTNRGKGQGVQANNISLILIALAVVSTVIISSVIIGCIYWKRNRRGNENISQMSRNSVL; the protein is encoded by the coding sequence ATGGATGTGGTAacttctttgctgctgtttttctgctctctcGGTGCTGCTACTTCATCTTGTATACCTGGATGTCAATGTCAAAAAACAAGCATCATGTGCCATAGCCTCTCTGACTTCCCCACACATGTGCCGTCATCTACCACCCACATCAGCTTCTCTGATTGCAAATTTTATTCTCTGAAACATGAAGATCTCACTAAGTTTTCCTCTTCTCTTGAGCACTTTGTGATTGTAAAAACTGCTTTGAGCCAGGTACACACTGGCACATTCAACTCCTCATTAAATCTAAAGTTCATTGTAATAACGGAAACTGAAGTGCAGGATCTCCCTGAGACGCTGTTTGAAAAGCTACAGAAACTTCAGACCTTGAATCTGAAATACAACAAGCTCTTTGCAATCCGGCCAAGGTGGTTTTTCCAGCTAACAGAGCTAACACAACTGGACATGAGCAAGAACCGCTTCACTTATATACCAGTGGAGACCTTTCATGCCCTAAAAAAGCTGAAGTTCTTATCACTTGCTGCAAACAATGCAAGTCAGCTATTCAGTGACACATTCAAGGGTCTTTCTGAACTAAAAATCCTGCGCCTTAACAAGAACCTACTGACAGAGCTTCCAGCTGACATTTTGAGTGACCTTGATAACCTGGAGGAACTGAGTCTCCAGGACAATCAAATTACTTATCTTGACCATATGCTTTTTTCAAAGACTCCAAAGCTCCAGAAACTGTTTATCTCCAACAACAGACTGTGGTCTCTTCCACAGGGGATCTTTTGTAATTTGCCTCTCCTCTACCAGATTTCCCTGTATGAAAATCACCTGAAGAGTCTGAGTCCAGGGGTCTTTGGGCCAATGGCCCTGCGGGAGCTGTGGTTGTATGACAACAAACTAAGCCGTGTGGATGATGACACATTCAGGAACCTGACTCAGTTACATCTTCTGGTTCTCAGTCGCAACCAGATCAGCTATGTGTCTGAAGGCGCCTTTAGAGGTTTGACACAACTCGGAGAGGTCTCACTGCACACCAATCGACTCACAAGCCTACAAGCCAGAACGTTTGAAGAACTACCCAATCTGGTCAACATATCTTTGGAGAACAATTTCTTCACCTCCCTTCCTTCGGATTTTCTGAAGGACCTGAACAACCTGGGAGAGATTGACCTGCGGAATAACTCGCTTCCTAACTTGCCCCAGCACAATCTAGATTCACTTGCTAAAGCAGAGAATGTCCTTTTACAGCAGAACCCCTGGAGGTGCGACAAGAATATTTTGCCTCTGAGGAACTGGCTCAAACTGTACCCATCCAAGGTCAACCAAACTCTTGTGGTGTGTGAGACTCCTTTGAATCTGAAGGGTGAGATAATAGCAATGCTTGCAGATGAGGATCTGATGGCTGTCAGCCCTTCTGAAGACCCTGTACTGGCCTCAACTGAGAAGAGGAGACCCCATACAGATCTCCCCAAACAAATCTCGCCTTCAGCTGAGGTATTGACCACACCAACGTCAAAGCAAGAGAATGTGACCAACAGAGGAAAAGGGCAAGGTGTACAGGCTAATAATATTTCACTTATTCTTATTGCACTTGCAGTGGTCTCCACTGTCATTATCAGTTCAGTCATCATTGGCTGCATTTACTGGAAGAGAAACaggagaggaaatgaaaatataagCCAAATGAGTCGGAATTCAGTGCTGTAA
- the LOC114151010 gene encoding platelet glycoprotein V-like, whose product MMESCVKGALWMILTLLTPPLFDCDTFCPRSCECQSVGHILCRDRNGRDLLQLLTVHTYTLLLDKANMNVLSEKSLSNKTLLLRFGVTNSHLHTIHPLAFHAAPQLKSIKLTDNDLSTLPAQVFSPLSVIEEIYLDGNQLEIIGPDMFEGLDGLLILDLSRNKIRDLPPDMFDGLSNLFLLNLGRNNIKKLSPTIFHTLTKLQLLRMYYNELEVLEPGIFDRLKSLNVLSLHHNQIKSLPPRVFWSLENLTDLTLSSNQLKGVPHKSFYNMTKLKKLTIYSNPLLSLPDELMGHMPYMTQFYLYDTNLITVPRNLFANMSGLLELNLHLNDKLRYLPPDLFCCLPNLKKLSLRNNSLQDLPPNLFSTLATMKILLLNDNKLKTLPENIFQDLTSLVTIDLKNNDLNTLPGDIFLSNTALKAVTLSENPWNCDCAIREIVRWIRENDRIVLDKDDVICHSPLFSLLRGLHTLPDDEFSFCDEKTTGSLFLIQTVSHEPTQTPYYTSVTPTTKSTTSETTTYSATVYTSASSQADTIPNGLPVFHDVLMVKQGPDYVHHDTQTPYYTSDTPTTKSTTLETTPYSPMVYTAASSQADVTPIASPVFYDLLVVEQGPEYVHHNIHKHWVYVWFLPSGLALVGSIMFCYILLLVVGLVLILAAIYGMHRLSTAMDKINVECAQNEEHTMLSDLVHA is encoded by the exons ATGATGGAGTCCTGCGTCAAAG GTGCGCTGTGGATGATACTTACCCTCCTCACTCCACCTCTCTTTGATTGCGACACGTTTTGCCCTAGAAGCTGTGAGTGCCAATCTGTTGGTCACATTTTGTGCCGTGACCGTAACGGCAGAGatttgctgcagctgctgactgTCCACACATACACTCTGCTGCTTGACAAGGCCAACATGAATGTCCTCAGTGAGAAGAGTCTGTCAAATAAGACTCTCCTGCTGCGCTTTGGTGTGACCAACAGCCACTTGCACACCATCCATCCCTTGGCATTTCATGCAGCTCCTCAGCTCAAGTCCATCAAGCTGACAGATAACGATCTGTCTACTCTTCCTGCTCAGGTGTTCAGTCCTCTCTCTGTGATCGAGGAGATTTACTTAGATGGAAACCAGCTTGAGATCATTGGTCCTGATATGTTTGAGGGCCTGGACGGGTTGCTGATTCTGGATCTGAGCCGCAATAAGATCAGAGATCTCCCTCCAGACATGTTTGATGGACTAAGCAACCTCTTTCTTCTGAACCTTGGCAGGAACAACATAAAGAAGCTATCGCCAACAATTTTTCACACCCTGACTAAACTTCAGCTACTCAGAATGTACTACAATGAGTTGGAGGTGTTGGAGCCGGGGATTTTTGATCGGCTGAAGAGCCTCAATGTTCTGAGTCTCCATCACAACCAGATCAAAAGCCTTCCACCTCGGGTGTTTTGGTCACTGGAGAACCTGACAGACCTCACCCTGTCCTCCAACCAGCTGAAGGGTGTTCCACACAAGAGCTTCTACAACatgacaaaacttaaaaaacttACAATTTACAGCAATCCCCTGCTATCTTTGCCAGACGAACTGATGGGCCACATGCCATACATGacacagttttatttgtacGACACAAACCTCATCACTGTTCCTAGAAACCTGTTTGCTAACATGTCTGGACTTCTGGAGCTGAACTTGCATTTAAATGACAAGTTGAGGTACTTACCACCAGATCTTTTCTGCTGTCTTCCCAACCTTAAAAAGCTCTCCCTTAGAAACAACAGTCTTCAGGATCTTCCTCCCAACCTTTTTTCCACGCTAGCCACAATGAAAATTCTCCTCCTCAACGACAACAAATTGAAGACCCTACCAGAGAACATTTTTCAGGACCTCACATCACTTGTTACCATCGATTTGAAAAACAATGACCTAAATACACTTCCTGGAGATATTTTCTTGTCAAATACAGCCTTAAAAGCTGTTACTCTGAGCGAAAACCCCTGGAACTGTGATTGTGCTATAAGAGAAATTGTAAGGTGGATCAGAGAAAATGATCGCATTGTTCTTGACAAAGATGATGTGATATGTCACAGTCCACTGTTTAGCTTGCTGCGGGGTCTCCACACTCTGCCTGATGACGAATTCAGCTTTTGTGATGAGAAAACTACGGGCAGTTTATTTCTGATACAAACTGTCTCACATGAACCAACCCAAACACCTTATTACACTTCTGTCACTCCAACAACGAAATCAACCACCTCAGAAACCACAACATACTCAGCGACGGTTTATACCTCAGCCTCCAGTCAGGCTGATACAATTCCCAATGGACTACCTGTTTTTCATGACGTATTGATGGTCAAACAGGGGCCTGACTATGTTCACCACGACACGCAAACACCATATTACACTTCTGACACCCCAACTACAAAATCAACCACCTTAGAAACTACACCATACTCACCAATGGTTTATACCGCAGCCTCCAGTCAGGCTGATGTAACTCCCATTGCCTCACctgttttttatgatttattggtggttgaACAGGGGCCTGAGTATGTTCACCACAACATTCACAAACACTGGGTGTACGTGTGGTTTCTGCCATCCGGTTTGGCTTTGGTTGGATCcataatgttttgttatatCCTTCTTTTAGTTGTGGGTTTGGTGCTCATTCTCGCTGCCATTTATGGCATGCATCGTCTCAGCACAGCCATGGACAAGATAAATGTTGAGTGCGCACAAAATGAGGAGCACACCATGTTATCAGACTTGGTGCACGCTTGA